Within Oncorhynchus nerka isolate Pitt River linkage group LG8, Oner_Uvic_2.0, whole genome shotgun sequence, the genomic segment actaaatatactttcctgcaacccacctcacccaatTTGGTACAGATCTGATATTTTTATTCCTTATAACTGGAACCTCCatcaggagctagccagctaacttgctACTAGCCTTTGTTAGCCACGGCTAGCGGTCTTCACCTCTTAGCTCGGACACCGCCAGAGCATATCGGACAGGTTCTCCCTACCACATCACCAGATTCCTGCCACTCTGGATCATTACACCGGATCACCGCAgttagctagctgctaccgattggctactgttagctaacgcctctgtcccgaagcaagcaccagttatactagctaattctagggctacaatacctcttttgccaattggttTGGACCCTTGTTTCTGGACCCCTTAGCTTTCTAAGCATCATGTCTCCCACTTGCCTAACCTAGTACTGACTACTGAACGGCTCCCTGACTCACATATTGCTGTTctttggaccctatgatcactaggctacacagctgatgccccctGGACTGTTCCAATAACACGGTACcccattttgtttatctgtcggccccagcctcgaactcaggtcctgtatgtacccaactgacccgctctgcccattcatcgccatttacccgttgttgtcttagctctcccgaATCAACACCTGTGACcactttatgcctctctctaatgtcaatatgcctggtCTAGTCCTTATTGTGTTATTTCACTATAGAGCCCTCAGTCCCGCTCACCTTGCCTTAGATAGCTAttttgtcccaccccccacacatgctcACCTGGCTTAACACACTCCGCCCTGATGTCCTAGCAGTGTCTGAAtcttggcttaggaaggccaccaaaaactctgaaatttccatcaccaactacaacattttccgccaagatagaactgccaaagggggcggggtcgcaatctactgcagagttctgtcatgctatccaggtctgtgcccaaacagtttgagcttctaattAAAAAGCCACCGTACCAGAAATaaatctctcactgttgccgcttgctataggcccccctcagcccccagttgTGCCCTGGACTCCATATGCAAATGGATTGCCCCCCacttatcttcagagtttgtactgttaggtgacctaaactgggatatgtttaacactccggaagtcctacaatctaaactagatgccctcaatctcacacagaTTATCAATGAaccaaccccaaatccgtaaacacaggtaccctcatagatatcatcctgaccaacctaccctctaaatacacctctgctgtcttcaaccaggatctcagcgatcactgcttcattgcctgcgtccgtaatgggtccgcggtcaaacgaccacccgtcatcactgtcaaatgctccctaaaacacttcagcgagcaggcctttctaatcgacttggcccgggtatcctggaaggatattgacctcaccccgtcagtagaggatgcctggttattctttaaaagtgctttcctcaccatcttaaataagcatgccccattcaaaaaacgtagaactaagaacagatatagcccgtggttcactcttgacttgactgcccttgaccagcaaaaaacatcctgtggtgtactgcattagcattgaatagaccCCGCAATACGCAATTTTTatgggaagtcaggaaccaatatacacagtttGTCAGggaagcaaaggctagctttttcaaacagaaatttgcatcctgtagcacaaattccaaaaagttttggaacactaaagtccatggagaataacagcacctcctcccagctgcctactgcactgaggctaggaaacactgtcaccaccgataaatccacgataatcgagaacttcaagaagcatttttctacggctggccttgCTTTCCACCGGGCCatgctctccttccagactcacattaagcatctccaatccaaaattaaattcactcatgctgctaaacacaccctcgtaaaactgactatcctaccaatccttgacttcggcaatgtaatttacaaaatagcctccaacacgctactcagcaaactggatgtagtctatcacagtgccatccgttttgtcaccaaagccccatatactacccaccactgtgacctgtatcctctcgttggctggccctcgcttcatattcgtcgccaaacccactggctccaggtcatctataagtcttcgctaggtaaatccccgccttatgtcagctcactggtcaccatagcaacacccacctgtagcatggactccagcaggtatatttcactgggcatccccaaagccaactcctcctttggctgcctttccttccagttctctgctgccaatgactggaacgaattgcaaaaatcactgaagctggagacgtaTCTCCCTCTCCAACTTTAagcatcagttgtcagagcagcttaccgatcactgcacctgtacacagcccatctgtaaattacccacccaactacctcatccccatattgttatttatttttgataatttgcaccccagtatcactactttcacatcatcatctgcacatctatcgctccagtgttaatgctaaattgtaattatttcgtctctatggcctatttattgccttacctccctaatcttactacatttgcacacactgtatactgatttttatattgtgttattgactgtacgtttgtttatcccatgtgtaacactGTTGTTTttggttgcactgctttgctttatcttggacaggtcgcagttgtaaatgagaacttgttctcaatctggcctacctggttaaataaaggtgactaCAAGTTTTAGTTGCATGAAAAGTGTGCAGGTGATGAGATCTCACAACGCCTGGAGAAGTGTTTAACATCTCTCAGGAACCACACTGACATGATACAGAAATCTTCTGAGATCTACACATGCTCACGTCTCAAAGTACTGCTATATCATTTTGGTCGCTAAACACTTTTCCAGGCATTGCGAGATCTCCTGCACAGCGTGACTGCAATGAAGACAACGTGGAACAAATTGGTTTTGTTATCATGGCTGTAACTGTAGACTTACCTGCTGCGGGGTGAAGTTCCCcttggtacagatctaggatcaggtcatccCTTCCTCAATCCCAATCTTATCCAAAACAGAGTCTAGGGACAACTTCCCCCTACACTTACCCATGACGCGGGCTTGAACCTTGACCCCCACACAGACTTCCTCCTGGCTCTCACTGACCAGCATCAGCTCCTCACATAGCACGCCCTCCTGGTGGGCCATGTACTCACACGTCACTCTCAGACCACCTGGGgagggggggaagaggggaggaagggagagcgagagagagaaagatacaattATTGCAGTCATAACAAGTATTGTTTGTTGACTTTTCCCTCTATATTTTTTCTGTATTTCTCACTTCTTACACTCAATTAAGTATGGTTGTTTCTCTTGAATGGGTAGAGTGGACAGAGATGCCAGACTCACAGGGCCAGGGGAGCGAAATGTCAACCAGAGTGTAAAAACTCTCTGGGGTCAAGCACATTAAACGCAGCTGGCCAACActacaaataacacacacaaaagTAGAAGGTCATGGTATCCCAGCAGATGGTGAAATAGAATGGCACAACAAACTAAAGTCAACGCTAGAACAAACCACTGTAGTGAGTAAGTGGTAATAAAAACCCTCATTACGAACTACAGAAACCCCCTGGGGGATGTTAGCAATCTTTCAGTGTTTCCTGTACATATTAGATGTCCGGCTACTGTAAAGAATGACTGATATGAAGGTCTGGTCAACTGGAGAAAGATCAGTGGATTTCAAAAGGGTTTGGATTACGTCTGGGTGTCGGGAAAAGGCTGTATCTGGGGGTTGGGCTTGACAGCTACAGTAAAACCGAAGCGTGGGCTAGTAGGTCGAAGTAGCTGGGGCTGGAGTTAGATGGACGGGTGGGACTGGGACCGGGACAAGGGCTGAGGCCGGCTTGACCAAGACTCTGACATACCCTCTGCTACAGGAGTGATATTGGTGATGCAGATGTGCTGGTTGGGTACAGGAGCTGGACACACAGCCTTCCCCAGTGACGGAACCTCAGGGAGGTCGAAGACAATCTCATACTTGTGCTGGGTCTTCAGAAAACCAACCTGAGGGTCGGGGGGGGATGGAcaggagacagaaaaagagagactaaTTCAGTCACCATATACACAAATGCCTAGGAAATGCATTTTCAAGCAATAAAAGATAGAGCTACCCTGCAAAGAAGCTTCCCTGTTTTGAACATGCACATCCTTAAGTTTCATCTGATGACAAAAATTGCTACAAAAAGAAACTTGCTTTTCTCTCTCTGATAAACATCCTTTCTGGTTCATGTAATTTCATAAAAATGACAATGCAATTTAACAGCAGCAAGAAAGAGtgaagataaaaaaaatatacaaataaaaaTGGCGAGCAAGCAAAAAAAGCTGCAAGAGAAGAGATGAGGGAGAAAAGAGCAAGCCAGAGGAGCCAAAAGATAACCCTCAGCACTTCCAGGGAGTCTCGAATGCCTCAAACAAGCAACCCAAGCCTCAAATGCCCCTCTAGCCATGTCAAACAAAACACAGAACAAGTGAAGGAGATCAAGAGGGAAGAGTGTGAaagaaacaacaaaacaaaccCAGTGCTTTGATTATACAGCTATGCAACGTATCGTCCATCTCCAACCACCCACACACTACAGCCCACCACATCTGATCGACACAAGCCCCGGTTGCCAGTCGCGACTCTGGCTACGGTTGGTCTACCCTCCCCCCCCTGTTTCCATGGCAACCATGAGGTTCCTAGTAGGTAGATGAGAACTTCAGACGCACGGCACATTCAACCCTGCCGTCTGTCTACCCTGCGTCTGTCTGGTGGACCCCACTTCCTACACCAGGGCAGTGGAATAAAAGGACGGTCAGAACAGCACAGTCATACTGCCCAGGCCTACTGTTACTGTTCTGCAAAGACTACAGAGGTTCTCTGATCCACTTCAATGCCTGGTTCCACATCTACTTGTGCTGTATAGCCAACTTGGCAATatgcaacacaaacagatctgtgaCCAGGCTAATGGCTCCTAAAACAGTCCAAAAAAAATGAGGCTAGGTTTACTAGGATCCCCCTTAGCTTGTTgctcatgcagcagctactcttcctagggtccaCTAGCTATGGagcccaggaagtgtagctgagTTTCTTGgacaggtcacatggtcaggataAACTCAGGGCCCTAACGTGAACAGTTGATGGTTGGAGGGCTATGGGAGCAGGAAGTAAGGAGAGATCTATCTGGCATAAGTGGAACTGAACCTTAAAAACAGAGACCAGAAATTAGAAGAGATGAGAGAAAagcccgtctcctccccttaGTTGTCATACAGGGTCGTAGTTAAAAAATGGCAACACTGGCTGTATTGACTTTTACAAGTAAAGAAGAGTGACTGTGGGACCACTAGAGATTTCGAAAGGGTAAGTTTCAGAGTATCCTGGCTCTCTGGGTGTGCCGTTTATGCCAACTGTTATGGTCATTGTCACGTCAGACATGTTAAATTTGCCAatccaaaaaaacaaacaaaaaacacctTGACCATGAAGTTCCCATCGGGCTGAGGGATCACCATGACGACAGAGTTGTGGAGCTTCTCGTCAAAGTGGACATGGGAGGGGGTGCCGGCGGCAGCAATAGCGGTGGTTGGCTCTTCTGAGAAACTGACAGCTCCCGCCTTTGCCGCAGAGCCTGAGGAGAGAACAACTACCTCAGTATACATAAACAACAGCGTTGACATACACACCTTCAgtcacagtacacacacaaatCACACACTAATTGCAAGTCCCTCTGGTCCAACAGTTCACTATGCAAGCGATTTTCTTATGCCAGTGACACTCAGGAATAAGTCACAAAAATAAAATGGTTTTCTTTACAAGAGAGAAGAACAGGGCAACTTGAACGTTTTGATTGTAATCCAACTTATTTTCTGCCTGTCTGAGGTGCGTGTCATTCTGGTGCCTTCAAATGTCTGGGAAACTCGGATCCCTCTTCCACAGAAAAAAAATATCAACGCAACATGTTGATATAAATGCTGAGATAATATAtttcagaaatgttccatattcacaaaaagcttatctcaaatgttgtgcacaaattggtttacatccatgttagtgagcatttatgctttaccaagataatccgtccccctgacagctgtggcatatcaaggagttgattaaacagcatgatcattacacaggtgcactgtgtgctggggacaacaaaaggccaatctaaaatgtgcagttttgtcacaaaacagggccacagatgtctcaagggaGAAtacaattggcatactgactgcaggaacgtacaccagagctgttgtcagagaatttaGTGTTaatgtctctaccataagccacctccaacgtcagtttagagaatttggcagtatgtccaaccggcctcacaaccgcagaccacgtgtatggcattgtgtgggcgagcggtttgttgatgtcaacgttgtgaacagagtgccccacaatggaattttatcgatggcaatttgaatacgcAGAGATAACATGACGAGATTCTAAGgctcattgtcgtgccattcatccgcagcaatcacctcatgtttcatcataatgcacggccccatgtcgcaaggatctgtacacaataaatgaaagatgaaaatgtcccagttcttcattTGCCTGCATACGCACCAGAGCAAGATTATGGTAACTTCTCAAAGTTCCCCGGTTtttcagaaatcctggttggaggattcccggAATTCCTGCTTATACTCTAGTGATTCCAATCTTCCCATTTCTGGAAAACCGGGGAATTTGGGGAAAGTTGCAGTACAGAAGAACAACAGAACTGTTATGGAAGTGTGATGTATAAGATGCGTAACTCTTGCGACGCCCCAATCATctctcattacatttacatttacatttaagtcatttagcagacgctcttatccagagcaacttacaaattggtgcattcaccttgacatccagtggagcagccactttacaatagtgcatctaaatcttttaaggggggtgagaaggattactttatcctatcctaggtattccttaaagaggtggggtttcaggtgtctccggaaggtggtgattgactccgctgtcctggcgtcgtgagggagtttgttccaccattggggggccagagcagcgaacagttttgactgggctgagcgggaactgtacttcctcagtggtagggaggcgagcaggccagaggtggatgaacgcagtgcccttgtttgggtgtagggcctgatcagagcctggaggtactgaggtgccgttcccctcacagctccgtaggcaagcaccatggtcttgtagcggatgcgagcttcaactggaagccagtggagagagcggggtGAGCgtgagagagaacttgggaaggttgaacac encodes:
- the LOC115133420 gene encoding adipose-secreted signaling protein-like isoform X1, which translates into the protein MATARKSSAAKAGAVSFSEEPTTAIAAAGTPSHVHFDEKLHNSVVMVIPQPDGNFMVKVGFLKTQHKYEIVFDLPEVPSLGKAVCPAPVPNQHICITNITPVAEGGLRVTCEYMAHQEGVLCEELMLVSESQEEVCVGVKVQARVMDRHHGTPMLLEGVRCVGVELEYDSEQSDWQGFD
- the LOC115133420 gene encoding adipose-secreted signaling protein-like isoform X2 gives rise to the protein MATARKSSAAKAGAVSFSEEPTTAIAAAGTPSHVHFDEKLHNSVVMVIPQPDGNFMVKVGFLKTQHKYEIVFDLPEVPSLGKAVCPAPVPNQHICITNITPVAEGGLRVTCEYMAHQEGVLCEELMLVSESQEEVCVGVKVQARVMVIGSRELEGKAAKGGVGFGDAQ